One window of Lemur catta isolate mLemCat1 chromosome 3, mLemCat1.pri, whole genome shotgun sequence genomic DNA carries:
- the LOC123633896 gene encoding histone H4, translating to MSGRGKGGKGLGKGGAKRHRKVLRDNIQGITKPAIRRLARRGGVKRISGLIYEETRGVLKVFLENVIRDAVTYTEHAKRKTVTAMDVVYALKRQGRTLYGFGG from the coding sequence ATGTCTGGCAGAGGAAAAGGCGGAAAAGGCCTCGGCAAAGGCGGCGCTAAGCGCCATCGTAAGGTCTTGAGAGACAACATCCAGGGCATTACAAAGCCCGCTATTCGGCGTCTTGCTCGTCGCGGAGGTGTCAAGCGGATCTCGGGCCTCATTTATGAAGAGACTCGGGGTGTGCTGAAGGTGTTCCTGGAGAACGTCATTCGGGACGCGGTCACCTACACTGAGCACGCCAAGCGCAAGACTGTCACTGCTATGGATGTGGTGTACGCCCTTAAACGTCAAGGGCGCACCCTGTATGGTTTTGGAGGCTAA
- the LOC123633895 gene encoding histone H2A type 2-A yields MSGRGKQGGKARAKAKSRSSRAGLQFPVGRVHRLLRKGNYAERVGAGAPVYMAAVLEYLTAEILELAGNAARDNKKTRIIPRHLQLAIRNDEELNKLLGKVTIAQGGVLPNIQAVLLPKKTESHHKAKGK; encoded by the coding sequence ATGTCTGGTCGTGGCAAGCAAGGAGGCAAAGCCCGTGCGAAGGCCAAGTCGCGCTCGTCGCGCGCTGGCCTTCAGTTCCCGGTGGGGCGAGTACACCGCTTACTGCGCAAAGGCAACTATGCCGAGCGGGTGGGGGCTGGCGCGCCCGTCTACATGGCGGCGGTCCTCGAGTACTTGACCGCGGAAATTCTGGAGCTGGCGGGCAACGCGGCCCGAGACAACAAGAAGACGCGTATCATCCCCCGTCACCTCCAGCTGGCCATCCGCAACGACGAGGAGCTGAACAAGCTGCTGGGCAAGGTCACCATCGCCCAGGGCGGCGTCTTGCCTAACATCCAGGCCGTGTTGCTCCCTAAGAAGACCGAGAGCCACCACAAGGCAAAGGGCAAGTGA
- the LOC123633899 gene encoding histone H2B type 2-E, which yields MPEPAKSAPAPKKGSKKAVTKAQKKDGKKRKRSRKESYSIYVYKVLKQVHPDTGISSKAMGIMNSFVNDIFERIAGEASRLAHYNKRSTITSREIQTAVRLLLPGELAKHAVSEGTKAVTKYTSSK from the coding sequence ATGCCTGAGCCAGCGAAGTCCGCTCCGGCTCCTAAGAAGGGCTCCAAGAAGGCCGTCACCAAAGCCCAGAAAAAGGATGGCAAGAAGCGTAAACGCAGCCGCAAGGAGAGCTACTCCATCTACGTGTATAAGGTGTTGAAGCAGGTCCACCCGGACACCGGCATCTCGTCCAAGGCCATGGGCATCATGAACTCGTTCGTCAACGACATCTTCGAGCGCATCGCCGGCGAAGCGTCCCGCCTGGCGCATTACAACAAGCGCTCCACCATCACGTCCCGCGAGATCCAGACGGCCGTACGCCTGCTGCTGCCGGGAGAGCTGGCCAAGCACGCCGTGTCCGAGGGCACCAAGGCGGTCACCAAGTACACCAGCTCCAAGTGA
- the LOC123633900 gene encoding histone H3-like, with translation MDSQRGTFNYCPAQSGKDCAYKDCLPRGPRSRLSPCRSVGKLAFCFAMARTKQTARKSTGGKAPRKQLATKAARKSAPATGGVKKPHRYRPGTVALREIRRYQKSTELLIRKLPFQRLVREIAQDFKTDLRFQSSAVMALQEASEAYLVGLFEDTNLCAIHAKRVTIMPKDIQLARRIRGERA, from the coding sequence ATGGACAGCCAGCGCGGGACTTTCAATTACTGTCCCGCCCAATCGGGAAAAGACTGTGCCTATAAAGACTGCTTGCCGCGCGGGCCGAGATCCCGTTTGTCCCCCTGCCGCAGCGTCGGTAAGCTCGCGTTTTGTTTCGCTATGGCCCGTACAAAGCAGACTGCCCGTAAGTCGACCGGTGGCAAGGCCCCGAGGAAGCAGCTGGCCACCAAGGCGGCCCGCAAGAGCGCGCCGGCCACGGGCGGCGTGAAGAAGCCGCACCGCTACCGGCCGGGCACCGTGGCCCTGCGGGAGATCCGGCGCTACCAGAAATCCACCGAGCTGCTGATCCGCAAGTTGCCCTTCCAGCGGCTGGTGCGCGAGATCGCGCAGGACTTTAAGACGGACCTGCGCTTCCAGAGCTCGGCCGTGATGGCGCTGCAGGAGGCGAGCGAGGCCTACCTGGTGGGGTTGTTCGAAGATACGAACCTGTGTGCCATCCACGCCAAGCGAGTGACCATCATGCCCAAGGACATCCAGCTGGCTCGCCGCATCCGTGGGGAGCGGGCTTAA